A single window of Microbispora hainanensis DNA harbors:
- a CDS encoding NADP-dependent oxidoreductase translates to MKAIVVTDQAAGTAGMTLAERPEPSAAINDVVVRIHASGFVPTEMEWPSTWTDRTGRDRTPSIPGHELAGVVSALGYGTTGLSVGQRVFGLADWHRDGTLAEYVAIEARNLAPLPGDVDFTAGASLPISGLTAWQGLFQHGRLQAGQTVLAHGAAGAVGTMVTQLAREAGAYVIGTGRAADRQKALDFGAHEFLDLQNDALSDVGGVDLVFDVIGGDVQRQSAALIRPGGTLVSVVGPVEARPADGLAIDFVVEADRAQLDAIVQRVRDGRLRTNIGTIAPLDDAVAALNPTERLKGKTIIRVRP, encoded by the coding sequence ATGAAAGCCATCGTGGTGACCGACCAGGCCGCTGGAACGGCCGGGATGACGCTCGCGGAGCGGCCTGAGCCGTCCGCGGCGATCAACGACGTCGTCGTCCGGATTCACGCCTCCGGCTTCGTCCCGACCGAGATGGAATGGCCGTCGACCTGGACCGACCGCACCGGACGGGACCGGACGCCGTCGATCCCCGGCCACGAGCTGGCCGGAGTGGTCAGCGCCCTCGGCTACGGCACGACCGGGCTGTCGGTCGGGCAGCGGGTGTTCGGCCTGGCCGACTGGCACCGCGACGGCACCCTCGCCGAGTACGTGGCGATCGAGGCGCGCAATCTCGCGCCGCTGCCCGGCGATGTCGACTTCACCGCGGGCGCGTCCCTGCCGATCTCCGGGCTGACCGCGTGGCAGGGGCTGTTCCAGCACGGCCGTCTTCAGGCCGGGCAGACCGTCCTGGCCCATGGTGCGGCCGGGGCGGTCGGGACGATGGTGACCCAGCTCGCGCGGGAGGCCGGGGCGTACGTCATCGGCACCGGGCGCGCCGCCGACCGCCAGAAGGCGCTCGACTTCGGCGCGCATGAGTTCCTCGACCTGCAGAACGATGCGCTGAGCGACGTCGGTGGCGTCGATCTGGTCTTCGACGTCATCGGCGGGGACGTGCAACGGCAGTCCGCCGCCCTGATCAGGCCCGGGGGAACGCTGGTGTCCGTCGTCGGCCCGGTCGAGGCGCGGCCCGCAGACGGTCTGGCGATCGACTTCGTGGTCGAGGCCGATCGCGCCCAGCTGGATGCGATCGTCCAGCGGGTGCGGGATGGACGGCTGCGGACCAACATCGGCACCATCGCCCCCCTCGACGACGCCGTCGCCGCTCTCAATCCGACCGAGCGGCTCAAGGGGAAGACGATCATCCGCGTACGTCCGTGA
- a CDS encoding sigma-70 family RNA polymerase sigma factor encodes MSDPETDRDNRRWVRDLATAGPAREAACRELYPLLLRIARSEARRRAPSLGLYGPELEDIARQAAADALMAVTERLDTFRGEARFTTWAGKFVLFNVAAKMNRHFWRRHEVSYDQEDWSRIESRADVGPDDEAQVREFAAAVSTAVEEHLSERQRIVFLSTVLNGMPMDVLADELGSTHNALYKVLFDARKKLRAALVAGGYLARGA; translated from the coding sequence GTGAGCGACCCGGAGACCGATCGCGACAACCGCCGATGGGTGCGTGATCTCGCCACGGCCGGTCCCGCCAGGGAGGCGGCATGCAGGGAGCTGTATCCCTTGCTGCTTCGCATCGCGCGTTCCGAGGCCCGTCGCCGTGCGCCGAGCCTGGGGCTGTACGGCCCGGAGCTTGAGGACATCGCTCGCCAGGCCGCCGCTGACGCGTTGATGGCGGTCACCGAGCGGCTGGACACGTTCCGAGGTGAGGCGCGGTTCACCACGTGGGCGGGCAAGTTCGTGCTCTTCAACGTCGCCGCCAAGATGAACCGGCACTTCTGGCGTCGCCACGAGGTCTCCTACGATCAGGAGGACTGGTCCAGGATCGAATCGAGGGCCGACGTGGGCCCCGACGACGAGGCGCAGGTCCGGGAGTTCGCGGCGGCGGTCTCGACCGCGGTCGAAGAGCATCTGTCGGAGCGTCAGCGCATCGTGTTCCTCTCGACGGTCCTCAACGGCATGCCGATGGATGTCCTGGCCGACGAGCTGGGCTCGACCCACAACGCGCTCTACAAGGTGCTCTTCGACGCCCGGAAGAAGCTCCGCGCGGCGCTGGTGGCGGGCGGCTACCTTGCCCGAGGCGCCTGA
- a CDS encoding nitroreductase family protein, which produces MDLDRLMGKHLTRYFDPGRTIPEETLQRLLRFLRSTPSSVNVQPNHFYVVATPEGKQRLASNLGERFMDNSEKILNASHTIILTTRADVSDSHLEAVFAKERADGRFPDPAKQELWESMTRDFLNLRSYGYKDLNHWMEKQTYMAVGLTMMAAAELGVEATPLEGFDPASVDKAFKVRETGHSTTVLLALGYPDPRKVYSNPISRFDADRLFTFV; this is translated from the coding sequence ATGGATCTCGACAGGCTCATGGGCAAGCACCTGACCAGGTATTTCGACCCCGGCAGGACCATTCCGGAGGAGACCCTTCAGCGGTTGCTGCGGTTCCTGCGCTCCACGCCCTCGTCGGTGAACGTGCAGCCCAACCACTTCTACGTCGTCGCCACGCCGGAAGGGAAACAGCGGCTCGCGAGCAACCTGGGCGAACGGTTCATGGACAACAGCGAGAAGATCCTGAACGCGTCGCACACGATCATCCTCACCACCAGGGCGGATGTGTCTGACAGCCACCTTGAGGCGGTGTTCGCCAAGGAGCGGGCCGACGGCCGCTTTCCCGACCCCGCCAAGCAGGAGCTGTGGGAATCGATGACCCGTGACTTCCTCAACCTGCGCAGCTACGGCTACAAGGACCTGAACCACTGGATGGAGAAGCAGACCTACATGGCGGTGGGCCTGACCATGATGGCGGCCGCCGAGCTGGGCGTCGAGGCCACACCGCTGGAAGGGTTCGACCCGGCCAGCGTCGACAAGGCGTTCAAGGTCCGCGAGACCGGGCACAGCACGACGGTGCTGCTGGCGCTCGGCTACCCCGACCCGCGCAAGGTGTACAGCAACCCGATCTCGCGGTTCGACGCCGACCGGCTGTTCACCTTCGTCTGA